A genome region from Archaeoglobus fulgidus DSM 4304 includes the following:
- a CDS encoding type II toxin-antitoxin system RelE family toxin, protein MMFEIFLSRQAKKFLDSLNEVSRDRIQEKLLKLKEDPFSIPYRKIKGRDSTE, encoded by the coding sequence ATGATGTTTGAAATCTTCCTCAGCAGGCAGGCAAAGAAATTTCTTGATTCTCTTAACGAGGTCAGCAGAGATAGGATCCAAGAGAAATTGTTGAAGTTGAAAGAAGATCCCTTCTCCATTCCCTACAGGAAGATTAAGGGGAGAGACAGCACAGAGTAG
- a CDS encoding YlbF family regulator — MLDEGIKAKAIELAESIKGLGEYQEFLENEKLLKEDEVAQELLVEFQQKQQDFVTKQLSGEYDQDLLGELTELQSKLNARESVVRFIESYNRLLAVIGEVVDLISEKIELDIGEVYRR; from the coding sequence ATGTTGGATGAAGGAATAAAGGCTAAGGCAATTGAGCTGGCTGAGAGCATTAAGGGTTTGGGAGAGTATCAGGAGTTTCTCGAAAACGAGAAGCTTCTTAAAGAGGATGAAGTTGCGCAGGAGCTGCTTGTCGAGTTCCAGCAGAAGCAGCAGGACTTTGTGACCAAGCAGCTCTCTGGTGAGTACGATCAGGATTTGCTCGGTGAGCTTACAGAGCTGCAGTCAAAGTTGAATGCGAGAGAGAGTGTCGTAAGGTTTATCGAATCATACAACAGGCTGCTTGCGGTAATTGGAGAGGTTGTGGATTTAATCAGCGAAAAAATCGAGCTTGACATTGGTGAAGTTTACAGAAGATGA